A single window of Granulicella sibirica DNA harbors:
- a CDS encoding tetratricopeptide repeat protein, translated as MLLGVLLIQAPLLYADASKAFTALQHGRVDEAEQSLRTILAATPNDAYAHQLLCRVFYAQEQAEKAVAECEAAVAAAPNDSVDLMWLARAYGQKASHAGPIAGYSLGKKVGQTFKRAVEADPSNLDAVNDLGEFYTQAPGIVGGGVDKARPLVDTLQSRSPGKAHRLLAYIAESSGDSPTAEAEFKKAIDAGHTTDAYMDLGNFYEMHHKPDQAFAAVNAGLAADREHGPPLMDAATILIAAKRGQDIAERALSDYLSSPNQTDEAPVFKAHVILGKLLAKRGDNAGAQREFAAARALAANFSAARDASKGA; from the coding sequence GCCCCTCTGCTCTACGCCGATGCCTCCAAGGCATTTACCGCCCTGCAGCACGGGCGCGTCGACGAGGCCGAACAATCGCTTCGTACCATCCTCGCCGCTACTCCCAACGATGCCTATGCCCATCAACTCCTGTGCCGCGTCTTCTATGCCCAGGAGCAGGCCGAGAAAGCCGTCGCGGAATGCGAAGCCGCCGTCGCCGCCGCGCCTAACGACAGCGTTGATCTGATGTGGCTTGCCCGGGCCTACGGTCAGAAGGCCTCTCATGCCGGGCCCATCGCGGGCTACTCTCTCGGGAAAAAGGTGGGGCAGACCTTCAAACGTGCCGTCGAGGCCGATCCTTCCAACCTCGACGCCGTGAACGACCTCGGCGAGTTCTATACGCAGGCCCCGGGCATCGTCGGAGGCGGCGTCGACAAGGCTCGTCCGCTTGTGGACACGCTCCAGTCTCGCTCGCCGGGGAAGGCCCATCGACTCCTCGCGTACATTGCCGAAAGCTCGGGCGACAGCCCCACCGCCGAGGCAGAGTTTAAGAAGGCCATCGACGCTGGCCATACCACCGACGCCTATATGGATCTCGGCAACTTTTACGAGATGCACCACAAGCCCGACCAGGCTTTCGCCGCCGTCAACGCCGGCCTCGCCGCTGATCGCGAGCACGGGCCTCCCCTGATGGACGCGGCCACGATCCTGATTGCCGCCAAGCGCGGCCAGGATATCGCGGAGCGCGCACTCAGCGACTATCTCTCCTCGCCAAACCAGACCGACGAGGCGCCTGTCTTCAAGGCTCATGTGATCCTCGGCAAGCTCCTCGCAAAGCGTGGTGACAACGCAGGCGCACAGCGCGAGTTTGCCGCGGCCCGCGCCCTCGCTGCGAACTTTTCCGCTGCACGCGACGCATCGAAGGGAGCATAG